GACGAATGTGAAACTCTTCGTGAATCAACTCCGCCGGCATGCCATCGGGCTGGCCCAGTTCCGGGTGTTCGGCAAGGTAGTCTTCCAACCGAAGCGCTGCGCCGTCGCTGTTGTGGCGGTATTCCAGATCGACTTTGATCAGCTCGATCAATGTCATCCGACGCAGCGCGATGTCATCGTGCGGCAAATGTTCATTCAGCAGCGGCCCGAATCCATCCGCTTCCCATGCCTCAAGAAAACTCTCCACATAACTGCCGAGCCGGTCCCAGTCGACAGCATCGACACCGTCGGAACTGCTCGCCTGAGACGTCGGCTGATGCGTGTCGTGCTGGCTGTCAGGCTGATCGCTGGAAGGACTCATGAATGGTTTGGCCGTCATCAGTTTTTTTGGGTCGGCGGGAAGGATACCATAACTGCCAGCCACATCAGTTGAAGCACAGGACACTCTAAAATGCACGAAGACGACCCGGAACTCCTGAAGGGAATCAGCGAAGGCAGCGTCGACGCACTGGCTGCTTTTCTGAATGTCAACCAAAAGCAGCTAATGGCGTTTATCAGCCGGCGACTCGGCGAATCGCTGCGGAAAAAAGTCGAAGTCGAAGACATCTTTCAGGAAGTCAGTGCCGAAGCGATAAAGACCCTCACCCCGGAATGGCCGGGCGACCGTGAGCCGTTTTCCTGGCTGTGCCATCTGTCCGAACGCAAAATCGTGGACGCTCATCGTCATTTCTTTGATGCTCAAAAACGAGACGCCGGCAAAGAACGAGCACTGGAAGCAAAGTCGCCGGGCGGACAGGAGATCGGTTTCGTCAATATGCTGGTCAAAAGCATGACGACACCCAGCGCGGCGTTTTCGCGAAACGCTCGAGAAGTGCGTCTGCAGGAAGCCATGCTGCAACTCAAAGACGAGCAGCGCGAAGCAATCCGGCTGAAGTACATTGAAAACAAGCCGTCCAAAGAAATCGCGGACTTGCTTGGGAAGTCCGACGCCGCCGTGCGAGTGATGCTGACTCGCACGATGAAGCAATTGCATGAGATTTTGGCCGATGCGGAAGGGTAGCTTCGCGTAATTGCTTCCACGTAGACGAGTCTCTCCGAGACTCGAAAGCTGGCGGCAATCAAAGTCTCGGAGAGACGCTGCTACGTGTACGTGGGCTGCATGTGCGAAGCGGCCGTTCGCTGGTTTGCCGCCGATAGCCGTCTTCGTACTTTTCTTCTGTAACAAATCTGCAACCAGCACGCTTCGGTGAATGGAGCGTCGAGAATCCGTCGGCGCGTGTTCTGAGAATCAACTCAGCCGTTCACAGGTGCTGCCATGTTTAAGTCCACGATTTCGCTTGCCATAGTCTTTGTTTCCGTGACCAGCGTTGCGTTTGCAGACGGAGACGACCTGTTTTCCAGCGTTCGCACGAAGTCTGTCTTCGAAAGCTCACCAGGACCGTCATCCGCGACCAATCCTGCCAATCTGCTGGCGAAGCGAATCACCAAAGCCGCCGAACTGCGTGAATTACTGAAGTCAGCGGGCTTCGATGGGAAGGTGGCTGGCAGCCGCAGCGCAGCGGCTCAGAAGGATCTCAATCCATGGGAATTTCCTGTTCTGGCAGCCATTTCCGAAGATGAGGACCACATCACCATCATGCTGGGCCTTCAAACCATCGAAGACAGCAGCCAGCTTTCCGCTGACACGTTGCTGAAGATGATGCAGGTCAACCAACAGGAGGCTCCCGCTGTATTCGGTTACAGCAAGATCCGCAAACGCACAGAACTGTATTGCGTTCTTAGGAACAACGGTGTGACCGGACGAATCCTGAGGGACGAAATCAACCGCATGGCGACCGTTGCAAAGCGACATGAAGCGATTTGGGATCATTCAGAAGCACCGTCCACCACGCAGCAGCAAGCCCCAACCACGCCACCGGCAGAAAAAACGCTGGTTGCCAACGCGACCAGCCTTGTCGGCAAGTGGTCTGCCGCTCGGTCAGCGACTGAGGCGTTTGCGATCGCATTCTCGGCGGATGGGCAGTTCAATTTGGTCTTCGTCAACAACGGCAAGCAGACGAAATCCAGCGGCAATTTCGCAATCGTGTCCGGCGTCCTCACGATGACTGGCACTGACGGTATGAAGCTGTTCGGCACCATTAAAATGACGTCCGCCACGACGTTCACATTCACACCTGATAAGACAAAAGCACTGGCCTTCACGAAGGCGTGAGTATGGTTTTCGCAGATGTCGATTGAAGTGGAATTTGTGGCTCGACGCTCCGAGTCGAGTACGCTCGTTCAGGAAATAGCTTCCCTTGGACCTTGCTCAACAGGTATCGACCGCTGCGGTGAGGCGCGCCGTGCTGCCCCTTCTCGACTTGGAAAGTCGAGCCACAATGGCGGGTGCTGCCGGCACCGACGGATCAAGAATTGCCGCTGACGCGT
This DNA window, taken from Fuerstiella marisgermanici, encodes the following:
- a CDS encoding sigma-70 family RNA polymerase sigma factor; translation: MHEDDPELLKGISEGSVDALAAFLNVNQKQLMAFISRRLGESLRKKVEVEDIFQEVSAEAIKTLTPEWPGDREPFSWLCHLSERKIVDAHRHFFDAQKRDAGKERALEAKSPGGQEIGFVNMLVKSMTTPSAAFSRNAREVRLQEAMLQLKDEQREAIRLKYIENKPSKEIADLLGKSDAAVRVMLTRTMKQLHEILADAEG